The following proteins are co-located in the Chryseobacterium daecheongense genome:
- a CDS encoding M56 family metallopeptidase: protein MLYIFFKIVLCSSLFIGVYHLLLEKEKTHHFNRFFLLFSLAFAYTVPFISITAKGPVTTESPQLIFEETTQQILSLPAKEEAFEWTNILWIIYGAITLMLLVKALLSILKIRNIKGKVRYQEGYKIIISENNLSPFTFGKTIYLGKNYLINDQIDPRIFLHEKSHLDQKHSWDLFLIEFLKVITWFNPALFFYRRAMITNHEFLADDRVLKNNFNIKDYQNLILDEIIDSQKFDFTHSFNFNNTKKRFIMMNTKKTKFASLKKAITIPILITAFALFVQKTYASNYVSGNGTPMEEYAVESFSTLQEISSKQSRKDHQSITDTIRPTKKANVKKAKINKNSAPPPPSPPRVEKNGSKKANMSGDQNIPPPPPPASTSFIQAEFPQGINEFRNKVAKNFNGSVFKGDEGRLQSNVFISINAEGTVEKVVADGKNKLFNDESVRAIKASTENINWKPALADGKPAPTVFKLPLAMIFENKKK from the coding sequence ATGCTTTACATTTTTTTTAAAATTGTTTTGTGTTCTTCACTTTTTATTGGAGTGTACCATTTGTTATTGGAAAAAGAAAAAACGCACCACTTTAACAGGTTCTTTCTGCTTTTTTCCCTCGCATTTGCCTATACGGTTCCTTTTATCTCAATCACAGCAAAAGGTCCCGTTACAACAGAAAGTCCACAACTAATTTTTGAAGAAACCACTCAACAGATATTAAGCCTTCCGGCTAAGGAAGAAGCTTTTGAATGGACCAATATTCTTTGGATTATATATGGAGCTATTACTTTAATGCTTTTAGTAAAGGCATTGCTCTCAATTTTAAAAATCCGGAATATAAAAGGAAAAGTAAGATATCAGGAAGGGTATAAAATAATCATCTCTGAGAATAACCTCTCCCCATTCACCTTTGGAAAAACTATTTACCTGGGGAAAAATTATCTTATTAACGACCAAATTGATCCAAGGATATTCTTACATGAAAAAAGCCATCTGGATCAAAAGCATAGCTGGGATCTATTCCTGATCGAGTTTTTAAAGGTAATAACATGGTTTAATCCTGCCCTCTTTTTCTACAGAAGAGCAATGATCACCAATCATGAATTCTTAGCTGATGACCGCGTATTGAAAAACAATTTCAATATCAAAGATTATCAAAATCTGATACTCGATGAAATAATTGATTCTCAAAAATTTGATTTCACACACTCATTTAATTTCAACAACACAAAAAAACGATTTATTATGATGAACACTAAAAAAACCAAATTCGCAAGCTTAAAAAAAGCCATTACCATCCCTATACTCATAACAGCCTTTGCCTTATTTGTCCAAAAGACCTATGCCAGCAATTACGTTTCAGGTAACGGTACACCCATGGAAGAATATGCAGTAGAATCCTTCAGTACTTTACAAGAAATATCTTCTAAGCAGAGTAGGAAAGATCACCAAAGTATTACGGACACCATTCGCCCCACAAAAAAGGCGAATGTAAAAAAGGCAAAAATCAATAAAAATAGCGCACCTCCGCCTCCATCTCCTCCTCGTGTAGAAAAAAATGGATCTAAGAAAGCAAACATGAGTGGAGATCAGAACATCCCACCACCTCCGCCTCCGGCGAGCACTTCTTTTATCCAGGCAGAATTCCCTCAGGGAATTAATGAATTCCGAAACAAGGTGGCAAAAAATTTTAACGGTAGTGTATTTAAAGGAGATGAAGGCCGGCTCCAATCTAATGTATTCATTTCAATAAATGCCGAAGGGACAGTAGAAAAAGTAGTGGCAGATGGAAAAAACAAACTTTTTAATGACGAGAGCGTAAGAGCCATTAAAGCCTCTACAGAAAATATCAACTGGAAACCCGCACTGGCAGATGGTAAACCCGCACCAACGGTTTTTAAGCTGCCATTAGCTATGATATTTGAAAATAAGAAAAAATGA
- the uvrB gene encoding excinuclease ABC subunit UvrB, whose protein sequence is MNFNLHSEYKPTGDQPQAIEKLTEGIEIGEKYQTLLGVTGSGKTFTIANVVNNVQRPTLVLAHNKTLAAQLFMEFKEFFPENAVEYFVSYYDYYQPEAYIATTGTYIEKDLSINEEVEKLRLSATASLLSGRRDVLIVASVSCIYGIGNPTEFHKSLISIGIGEKVTRTALLHSLVSALYARTLNEFQRGTFRVKGDVIDVFPAYADDAIRIQFFGDEIEKIQSFDPVTGNVTSNFEQIQIYPANLFVTSKETLNGAIRNIQDDMVKQVDFFNSIEKPLEAKRLQERTELDLEMIKELGYCSGIENYSRYLDGRLPGSRPFCLIDYFPKDFLMVIDESHVTVPQVHAMYGGDRSRKEALVEYGFRLPAAMDNRPLKFEEFESMQNQVIYVSATPADYELEKTGGAYIEQIIRPTGLLDPVIEVRPSLNQIDDLMEEIHKRAAADERVLVTTLTKKMAEELTKYFTKFGIRTRYIHSDVETLERIQIMQDLRLGVFDVLIGVNLLREGLDLPEVSLVAILDADKEGMLRSRRSMIQTVGRAARNVNGKAIMYADKITKSMQATLDETEYRRSKQMKHNEENGLVPTALNKKISENLVGRSKDFPDEKYTHKEILQKVAETKANYASGDIEKIIEQKQKEMEAAAKNLDFIKAAKLRDEIAGLKN, encoded by the coding sequence ATGAATTTTAATCTTCATTCAGAATATAAACCTACCGGCGATCAGCCTCAGGCCATTGAAAAGCTTACCGAAGGCATTGAAATCGGCGAGAAATATCAAACCTTATTAGGGGTTACAGGATCCGGAAAAACATTTACCATTGCTAATGTCGTGAATAATGTTCAGCGGCCAACTTTAGTTTTAGCTCATAATAAAACTTTAGCAGCTCAGCTATTCATGGAATTTAAAGAGTTTTTTCCTGAAAATGCGGTAGAATATTTTGTGAGTTATTACGACTATTATCAGCCCGAAGCTTATATTGCCACTACCGGAACTTATATAGAAAAGGACCTCAGCATTAATGAGGAAGTAGAAAAACTACGTCTTTCCGCAACGGCAAGCTTATTATCCGGAAGAAGAGACGTTCTCATTGTAGCTTCAGTTTCGTGCATTTACGGTATCGGGAATCCAACTGAATTTCATAAATCACTGATCTCTATCGGAATCGGCGAGAAAGTGACCCGAACAGCTCTTCTTCATTCTTTGGTAAGTGCTCTTTACGCAAGAACCCTGAACGAATTCCAGAGAGGGACCTTTAGGGTAAAAGGAGATGTAATAGATGTTTTTCCTGCTTATGCCGATGATGCGATAAGAATCCAGTTTTTTGGAGACGAGATTGAGAAAATCCAAAGTTTTGATCCTGTTACCGGAAATGTAACTTCCAATTTCGAGCAAATTCAGATTTATCCGGCCAACCTATTTGTAACTTCAAAGGAGACCTTAAACGGAGCGATAAGGAACATTCAGGATGATATGGTCAAACAGGTAGACTTCTTCAACTCAATTGAAAAACCTCTGGAGGCAAAAAGGCTACAGGAAAGGACAGAACTTGATCTTGAAATGATTAAGGAACTTGGCTACTGCTCAGGAATAGAAAACTATTCAAGATACCTGGATGGTAGATTACCCGGCTCCCGGCCTTTCTGCCTGATTGATTATTTTCCAAAGGATTTTCTGATGGTCATTGATGAAAGTCACGTTACAGTTCCTCAGGTTCACGCGATGTATGGCGGAGACAGAAGCAGAAAAGAAGCCCTGGTAGAATATGGCTTCAGGCTGCCGGCAGCAATGGATAACAGGCCCTTGAAATTCGAAGAATTTGAAAGCATGCAGAATCAGGTGATCTATGTGTCTGCTACGCCTGCAGATTACGAACTTGAAAAAACGGGAGGAGCTTATATTGAACAAATTATCCGTCCTACCGGGCTTTTAGATCCTGTTATAGAAGTGAGACCCTCGCTTAACCAGATCGATGACCTGATGGAAGAAATTCATAAGCGCGCTGCAGCAGACGAAAGAGTACTGGTGACTACATTAACCAAAAAAATGGCTGAAGAGCTGACCAAGTATTTTACAAAATTTGGAATCAGAACACGATATATCCACTCAGACGTTGAAACATTGGAGCGTATCCAGATTATGCAGGACCTTCGATTGGGAGTTTTCGATGTTTTAATTGGTGTTAACCTTTTAAGGGAAGGACTGGATTTACCTGAAGTTTCACTCGTAGCCATATTGGATGCAGATAAAGAAGGAATGCTAAGAAGCAGAAGATCAATGATCCAGACGGTCGGAAGAGCCGCAAGGAATGTCAATGGTAAAGCAATCATGTATGCCGATAAAATCACGAAATCTATGCAGGCTACTTTAGATGAAACGGAATATCGCCGATCAAAGCAGATGAAGCACAACGAAGAAAACGGCCTGGTTCCGACTGCTTTAAATAAAAAAATCTCTGAAAATCTAGTAGGACGAAGCAAGGACTTCCCGGATGAAAAATATACCCACAAGGAAATTTTACAGAAAGTTGCTGAAACCAAAGCAAATTATGCAAGCGGAGATATTGAGAAAATAATTGAGCAAAAGCAGAAGGAAATGGAAGCTGCAGCAAAAAATCTTGATTTCATAAAAGCGGCTAAACTAAGAGATGAGATTGCAGGTTTGAAAAACTAA
- a CDS encoding cupin domain-containing protein yields MDSKKLVETLKLEPHPEGGYYKETYRSEQTLALKEGSVRNVSTAIYYMLENENKSSFHRIKSDELWFFHQGEPLEIVFIKDGKLHTILLGNSLENGEVPQVRIEAGMWFAAKISNGTGYSLVSCTVAPGFDFLDFELAERSVLLQQYPDLKEVIEEFTH; encoded by the coding sequence ATGGATTCTAAAAAACTGGTGGAAACATTAAAGTTGGAGCCACATCCGGAAGGAGGATATTATAAAGAAACATATAGGAGTGAACAAACATTAGCCTTAAAAGAGGGGAGTGTAAGAAACGTAAGTACAGCTATTTATTATATGCTGGAAAATGAAAATAAGTCTTCATTTCACCGGATCAAGTCTGATGAGTTGTGGTTTTTCCACCAGGGTGAACCTTTGGAAATTGTTTTTATTAAAGATGGGAAATTGCATACCATATTATTGGGGAATTCTTTAGAAAATGGGGAAGTCCCACAAGTAAGAATAGAAGCAGGTATGTGGTTTGCAGCAAAAATATCAAATGGTACAGGCTATTCATTAGTAAGCTGTACAGTTGCTCCGGGATTTGATTTTTTAGATTTTGAACTAGCAGAAAGAAGTGTATTACTTCAACAATATCCTGATTTAAAAGAAGTCATCGAAGAGTTTACACATTAA
- a CDS encoding DUF3820 family protein, whose protein sequence is MNSEILKEICIVKMPFGKYEGTILADLPVSYLEWFNRQGMPKGKLGMQLSTIYEIKLNGLMDLLTPIRQLYGSPKNKTYKF, encoded by the coding sequence ATAAATTCGGAAATACTAAAGGAAATTTGTATTGTAAAAATGCCTTTTGGAAAATATGAAGGGACAATACTTGCAGATTTACCGGTAAGTTACCTGGAGTGGTTTAACAGGCAGGGGATGCCCAAAGGAAAATTGGGAATGCAGCTCTCAACCATTTATGAAATAAAACTGAATGGGCTGATGGATTTGCTCACTCCGATCAGGCAATTATACGGATCGCCTAAAAATAAGACCTATAAATTTTAA
- a CDS encoding AI-2E family transporter, protein MNKEKQISGVAIKQVFLLAIILVLTGLICFNLALFIPSVLGAITIYVVCRKYNFYLQEVKKWKPWLASFVLMLASLIILILPIYFIADLLIDKLGNAQAYMAKFNVFLEKIHTYIDKKFGFDILSKENMDKVKGSVGKVSTIALSGTFNTLTVIMSMYFILYFLLEKPRLFEKILTSSAPLKRANVSLIGEKMRKLIIANAIGIPVVAIGQGVVALIGYFVFGAPSPVLLFALTAAGSMIPVVGAAIVYIPVCIYMIAVGDTGPGLGLAAYCLVVVGLTDNLLRFTLLKKLEDIHPLNTVFGIIMGMNLFGFMGLIFGPILISLTLLLIQVYRNEFSDNETHPDLQLPDKDDDVENVDLIL, encoded by the coding sequence ATGAATAAAGAAAAACAAATAAGCGGGGTTGCAATAAAACAGGTTTTCCTGTTGGCTATAATTTTGGTATTGACAGGGCTGATTTGTTTTAATCTTGCGCTATTTATTCCTTCCGTATTAGGAGCCATTACAATTTATGTCGTTTGCAGAAAATATAATTTTTACCTACAGGAAGTAAAAAAATGGAAGCCCTGGCTGGCTTCATTTGTACTGATGCTGGCAAGCCTCATTATTCTGATTTTACCCATTTATTTTATTGCAGATCTTTTAATAGATAAGCTTGGGAACGCACAGGCTTATATGGCGAAATTTAATGTGTTTCTTGAGAAAATACATACTTATATTGATAAGAAATTTGGATTTGATATCCTGAGCAAGGAGAATATGGATAAAGTAAAAGGCTCTGTTGGAAAGGTTTCTACCATTGCCTTAAGTGGAACATTTAATACGCTTACGGTAATTATGTCCATGTATTTTATTCTTTATTTCCTTCTGGAAAAGCCCAGATTATTTGAAAAGATACTTACTTCATCGGCTCCTTTAAAAAGAGCTAATGTCTCTTTGATAGGAGAGAAAATGAGAAAACTCATCATAGCTAATGCAATAGGAATTCCTGTTGTGGCTATAGGCCAGGGGGTGGTTGCATTGATTGGTTATTTCGTATTCGGAGCACCAAGCCCTGTTCTTCTTTTTGCATTAACCGCTGCGGGATCTATGATTCCTGTTGTAGGGGCTGCAATTGTGTATATTCCTGTTTGTATTTATATGATAGCCGTGGGGGATACAGGACCGGGCCTTGGATTGGCAGCGTACTGTCTTGTTGTGGTAGGCCTAACAGATAATTTACTTCGTTTTACTTTATTGAAAAAACTGGAAGATATCCATCCGCTGAATACCGTATTCGGAATTATTATGGGGATGAATCTTTTTGGCTTTATGGGTCTTATTTTTGGGCCTATCCTGATTTCTCTTACCCTTCTACTTATTCAGGTGTACAGAAATGAATTTTCAGATAACGAAACACATCCCGACCTGCAATTACCGGATAAAGATGATGATGTGGAAAATGTGGACTTAATACTTTAA
- a CDS encoding beta-carotene 15,15'-monooxygenase — translation MSGFDEFDQQGSVPNRDTGSIISHAFEMYKGVFLYAIVAMIVYLIGGFIIQSVTGFNSASMVEEMKNAGDDISAFSYWNAPGFPLYLTLSGLLGILLAPLYVGLIYIVNKYNTKNAIEFSDLFIGYRQNFVNILIYSLISGVISSIAISICFFPFFFVYPLLLLGYPILLFENASATEALGKSFNIAKENYGTFLGTTIVGFLISFAGIVLCFIGVIITAPFIMVVMYSVYCAFLGKPRQIMFK, via the coding sequence ATGTCTGGATTCGACGAATTTGATCAGCAAGGTTCTGTTCCCAACAGGGATACCGGATCAATTATTTCTCATGCCTTTGAAATGTATAAAGGGGTATTTCTTTATGCTATAGTTGCTATGATAGTATATCTTATCGGGGGATTTATTATTCAGTCTGTAACAGGCTTCAATTCTGCTTCCATGGTGGAAGAGATGAAAAATGCAGGGGATGACATTTCCGCTTTTAGTTATTGGAATGCACCCGGATTTCCTTTATATCTTACTTTATCAGGATTGCTGGGAATTCTTCTGGCTCCGTTATATGTGGGATTGATCTATATTGTAAATAAATACAACACAAAAAATGCAATAGAATTCTCGGATCTATTTATCGGATATCGCCAGAATTTCGTGAATATATTGATATACAGTCTTATATCGGGCGTTATATCCAGTATAGCGATTTCTATATGCTTTTTCCCGTTCTTCTTTGTATATCCTTTACTGTTGCTAGGGTATCCTATTTTATTATTTGAAAATGCTTCAGCTACCGAGGCTCTGGGGAAATCATTCAATATCGCAAAAGAAAACTACGGAACTTTCCTTGGCACTACTATTGTAGGGTTTTTAATATCATTTGCAGGTATTGTGCTTTGCTTTATAGGAGTTATTATTACCGCTCCGTTCATCATGGTGGTAATGTACTCGGTCTATTGTGCTTTCCTGGGGAAACCAAGGCAAATAATGTTCAAATAA
- a CDS encoding aminodeoxychorismate synthase component I, with the protein MFSMNHQKFIEMDELSIRKTPYFFIIDFLCENVEIYLENELDKSGLQIDFQSFSTLKKSKTLDKKIEWKSYPETLESFKAGFDKVQKNISLGNSYLVNYTRKTQIETNLSLEEIFLHSDAKYKVFYKDFFVFFSPETFVKIIDGKIFTYPMKGTIDASLENAKEILKNDKKEKAEHYTVVDLLRNDLSMVSDEVEVTHFQNIDLIKTQQKNLYAMSSEIVGNIKPEFEGKIGSIMKTLLPAGSILGAPKPKTLEIILDAEGYGRGYYTGVCGWFDGKNVDSCVMIRFIEKENDTLYFKSGGGITHMSKLEDEYQEMKNKIYVPIY; encoded by the coding sequence ATGTTTTCAATGAATCATCAAAAATTTATAGAAATGGATGAGCTTTCTATCCGGAAGACTCCTTATTTCTTCATCATCGACTTCTTGTGTGAAAATGTGGAAATCTACTTAGAAAACGAACTTGATAAATCGGGTTTACAGATTGATTTTCAATCATTTTCAACGCTAAAAAAGAGCAAGACCCTTGACAAAAAAATTGAATGGAAGTCCTATCCGGAAACATTAGAGAGCTTTAAAGCAGGATTTGATAAAGTTCAGAAAAATATTAGTCTAGGAAACTCCTACCTAGTTAATTATACAAGAAAAACTCAAATTGAAACAAATTTATCCCTAGAAGAGATATTTCTTCACTCAGATGCGAAATATAAAGTTTTTTATAAAGATTTTTTCGTATTTTTTTCTCCGGAAACTTTTGTAAAGATCATTGACGGTAAAATTTTCACATATCCAATGAAAGGAACCATCGATGCCTCTCTTGAAAATGCAAAAGAAATCCTTAAGAATGATAAAAAAGAAAAAGCTGAACATTATACGGTTGTAGATTTGCTAAGAAATGATCTAAGCATGGTGTCAGACGAAGTAGAGGTAACTCATTTTCAGAATATTGACCTGATTAAAACGCAACAAAAGAACCTATATGCCATGAGTTCTGAAATTGTAGGAAATATAAAACCTGAATTTGAAGGCAAAATTGGAAGTATCATGAAAACTCTGCTTCCTGCAGGTTCTATCTTAGGTGCTCCAAAACCAAAGACACTGGAAATCATTCTAGATGCCGAAGGCTATGGAAGAGGATATTATACGGGCGTATGCGGCTGGTTTGATGGTAAAAATGTAGACAGTTGTGTAATGATCCGTTTTATTGAAAAGGAAAACGACACTTTATATTTTAAAAGTGGTGGCGGAATAACGCATATGAGCAAATTAGAAGATGAATATCAGGAAATGAAAAACAAAATTTATGTTCCAATTTATTGA
- a CDS encoding aminotransferase class IV, translating into MFQFIESIKVEDQEVFLLDLHQKRVNETFAHFGKEGSIDLSKLFKSLNHDEDGLFKLRIAYDLDKKVRTQMIPYAIPEILDFQLVENNTFDYSFKFEDRKELEKMKMKSKAEEIIIVKNNHITDTSFSNILFMKGKEWFTPSTHLLNGVQRQNLLKKKKIKETEITLQNIKEFSHFQLINALNDFDDMFIYPIARINNLPGNEEYLDL; encoded by the coding sequence ATGTTCCAATTTATTGAAAGTATTAAAGTTGAAGATCAGGAAGTTTTTTTGTTAGATCTTCACCAAAAAAGGGTGAATGAAACCTTTGCACACTTTGGGAAAGAAGGATCAATAGATCTTTCCAAATTGTTCAAAAGCCTCAACCATGATGAAGACGGCCTTTTCAAATTAAGAATTGCTTATGATCTGGACAAGAAAGTCAGAACACAAATGATTCCTTATGCCATTCCGGAAATATTAGACTTTCAATTGGTAGAAAATAATACTTTTGACTATTCATTTAAATTTGAAGACCGTAAGGAACTTGAAAAAATGAAGATGAAATCTAAAGCCGAGGAAATTATCATTGTCAAAAACAACCATATCACTGATACTTCGTTCTCCAATATTTTATTTATGAAGGGTAAGGAGTGGTTTACTCCTTCCACTCACCTTTTGAACGGTGTTCAAAGACAGAACCTATTAAAGAAAAAGAAAATAAAGGAAACGGAAATCACCCTACAAAACATTAAAGAGTTTTCCCATTTCCAATTGATCAATGCTTTGAATGACTTCGATGATATGTTTATCTATCCCATTGCCAGGATTAACAATTTACCCGGCAACGAAGAGTATCTGGATCTTTAG